A stretch of the Theileria equi strain WA chromosome 1, complete sequence genome encodes the following:
- a CDS encoding hypothetical protein (encoded by transcript BEWA_027350A), whose translation MTILVDISRKCGPYCSCIVSYGTDLTAKHEESITGIEDYGSCTHIVGRENITKVAWKGTQLIVNWPNGDYDFHDRYPDGVKFVTVYYYTAYDNGESKIENPIFLVFRDINGDGFVYEKNDEVNSEEINTRWNEIDDGYEKFFNGDKSTGELKNELNALTCKAYTLHDLDIHRSSERDTYGCVCGSSDLLFTVKDVTDDTSLSGYKKYQHTYQHECLLEDEYGFIDDQEGLPLYYKRYTLEYKESSFEEKYKSLRLNGDDDQGVTVYYWDQDKERAKPLAMELSVRDFGMMRLNLGNDGNTNKNDNSKWTMMMRNNISTDWGSFKLPQNELKEKLQIIKCELFRPLTIDVSHKAWYYNQYCSNWNCTSQKCPSAVYLLPYTDHATLSGFTAMQHQYGNGPFTVTSFVDDGREQVIHGLTLPILNVSNIVVYFSLCKLKDPLLLHITSKDSNDGKWFAKKRGTSDEWNEIFLTGRRPHDRNAITYIEAKLKGLAKERGIEECVGQWEIITNELWKKWHEKELYRPSKHLGPSPPDDNSSDSLFGIPPKSEEPQFPPIPAEAVSYRSSDDGHADETRGDNDGVVLTTNREAGGIKAVLEEVKNGKQEESVILQESSQEKNPDELCADLSDQVPDTESETKILLQGTPVAQMAEDAIDGERLKHLIADPSRVYLDGFSLSAPGPFSFPVPSTTISGYTYEYSSASPKPLLSFRGISLSELGGDTPVTNPSITFVAGPPNSASKEAKKDSGEPETTPAAPKAPDAKQAEEPAQPTAEGKSEDLPKAAISSETTTSQPTQLTAEESTSGALTESQAQQALASGHGEHNLAHENPQEAKDSNLNIVVGVPTGILGTSALACFAGWKLYNRYKGGPWVRRNKDSHSHYCKVMKTAGIDTKMVMNAIK comes from the coding sequence ATGACGATACTAGTGGACATATCCAGAAAATGTGGTCCATATTGTTCATGCATAGTATCCTATGGCACAGATTTAACTGCTAAGCATGAAGAGAGTATTACTGGCATAGAAGACTACGGATCATGCACTCATATAGTAGGTAGGGAAAATATTACTAAGGTAGCATGGAAGGGAACACAACTTATAGTGAACTGGCCGAATGGTGATTATGACTTTCATGATAGGTACCCAGATGGAGTAAAATTTGTGACGGTATACTACTATACAGCTTATGATAATGGTGAGAGTAAGATAGAGAATCCCATATTCCTTGTATTCAGAGATATCAATGGAGATGGATTTGTGTATGAGAAAAATGATGAGGTGAATTCAGAGGAAATAAACACCAGATGGAATGAAATTGATGATGGCTATGAAAAGTTCTTCAATGGAGATAAGTCAACTGGAGAATTAAAGAATGAGCTTAATGCACTTACCTGCAAAGCCTACACTTTACATGATCTTGACATTCATAGAAGTAGTGAGAGAGATACTTATGGTTGTGTCTGCGGAAGTAGTGATCTTCTCTTCACTGTTAAAGATGTTACTGATGATACTAGCCTTAGTGGATACAAGAAATACCAACATACTTACCAGCACGAATGTTTACtggaggatgaatatggATTCATAGATGATCAGGAAGGACTGCCCCTCTATTACAAGAGATATACTCTCGAATATAAGGAATCCTCTTTTGAAGAGAAATATAAATCCCTTAGGCTTAATGGTGATGATGATCAGGGTGTGAcagtatattactgggacCAAGACAAGGAGCGTGCAAAGCCCCTTGCGATGGAATTATCTGTTAGAGACTTTGGTATGATGAGACTCAATCTTggtaatgatggaaatacaAATAAAAATGACAATAGCAAATGGACTATGATGATGCGAAATAATATTAGTACTGATTGGGGTAGTTTTAAGCTTCCTCAGAATGAACTTAAGGAGAAGCTACAAATCATTAAGTGCGAACTTTTCCGTCCTTTGACAATAGATGTCTCTCATAAAGCCTGGTATTACAATCAGTACTGCTCGAATTGGAACTGTACAAGTCAAAAATGTCCCAGTGCAgtatatcttcttccttataCAGACCATGCGACGCTTTCAGGATTCACTGCTATGCAACATCAGTACGGAAATGGACCTTTTACAGTCACCAGTTTTGTGGATGATGGTCGTGAGCAGGTGATCCATGGACTTACTCTTCCCATTCTGAATGTCTCTAACATTGTCGTCTACTTTTCACTCTGTAAACTGAAGGATCCGCTACTGTTACACATCACCTCCAAGGACAGTAATGATGGGAAGTGGTTTGCAAAGAAGCGAGGAACTAGCGATGAGTGGAATGAGATATTCTTAACTGGTAGGAGACCTCATGACAGGAACGCTATAACCTATATTGAGGCAAAGCTTAAGGGGTTAGCAAAGGAAAGAGGTATCgaagaatgtgtaggtCAATGGGAAATTATAACTAATGAACTCTGGAAAAAATGGCATGAGAAAGAACTCTACCGTCCTAGTAAACATTTGGGTCCTTCTCCACCTGACGATAATTCCTCTGATTCTCTATTTGGAATACCACCTAAATCTGAAGAGCCACAATTTCCACCTATTCCTGCTGAAGCTGTTTCCTATAGAAGCTCTGATGATGGTCATGCTGATGAAACTAGAGGAGACAATGATGGAGTAGTTCTGACTACTAATAGAGAAGCTGGTGGTATCAAGGCTGTTCTAGAAGAAGTTAAAAATGGGAAACAGGAAGAATCCGTTATTCTTCAAGAATCTTCTCAAGAAAAAAATCCTGATGAACTATGTGCTGATCTATCTGACCaagttcctgatacagagtctgaaacaaagattctcctacaaggtactcctgtggctcaaatggctgaagatgctattgATGGTGAAAGACTAAAACATCTTATTGCTGATCCATCTAGAGTATATCTTGATGGATTTTCTCTTTCCGCTCCTGGTCCATTTAGTTTTCCTGTTCCCTCTACTACTATATCTGGATATACTTATGAATATTCATCTGCTTCTCCTAAACCTCTACTTAGTTTTAGGGGAATTTCTCTTTCTGAACTAGGTGGTGATACTCCTGTTACTAATCCATCTATTACTTTTGTTGCTGGCCCTCCTAATAGTGCTAGTAAAGAAGCTAAAAAAGACTCTGGCGAACCTGAAACGACTCCTGCTGCTCCTAAAGCTCCTGATGCTAAACAAGCTGAAGAACCTGCTCAACCTACTGCTGAAGGTAAATCTGAAGATCTTCCTAAAGCTGCTATTTCTTCTGAAACTACTACTAGTCAACCTACTCAACTTACTGCTGAAGAATCTACGTCTGGAGCTCTCACTGAATCTCAAGCTCAACAAGCCTTAGCCTCTGGTCATGGAGAACATAATCTAGCTCATGAAAACCCTCAAGAAGCTAAAGACTCTAATCTAAATATTGTAGTTGGAGTGCCTACAGGCATTCTTGGTACatctgccttggcttgttttgcaggatggaaactctataatcgctataaaggaggcCCTTGGGTTAGGAGAAATAAAGATTCCCACTCCCATTACTGCAAGGTTATGAAAACTGCTGGTATAGATACAAAAATGGTGATGAATGCAATAAAATAG
- a CDS encoding signal peptide-containing protein (encoded by transcript BEWA_027360A) — protein MRILVFICLIFLHQLCEGAGNGKKAEDSKGAAAKVSGSTTPAEATETAPVEPDTIDVSKKPNDNDAIFVEYDDEGITYKSYTLRDNVTAKTVKEGNITIWTVGDGGKHLKVFTYSKDNVHLCRINVKSSNEITPHFFEKVNGKWESLEHPEFSQKLNDLLESVDKKMRLEFMMLSDDVADFYEYYAHGMLITVAFPKFKTTSVSCTKDVWTANGNEECICARFYTRRGGFCTLYIKNGDKTEIKDFEYSGNQWKSVCNRNAITGICTSYRPSEDAETKVTTSSMDITKEDNTVYNTKTFIVSGIDVKRHTPLPNKWINEVKDGGVSVWKNPNGQSERCISCEFKSKGNVSLTSMLVCTSFDLWFLYFEKNGNEWKSIEKKADFDKKIEEMKKMETTQPTSIADLLSKVDSTLFNVEEAEEDNFKVLKLKAKDGVTITELTYGEETLWQAPNAGDSCSVATFYLGPNNDPVAASYRFKRENDGKTVEGYRQFSGGKWLCLQDIDREG, from the coding sequence ATGAGGATTCTTGTCTTCATCTGTCTTATCTTCTTGCATCAGCTCTGTGAGGGAGCTGGAAATGGTAAGAAGGCGGAGGATTCCAAAGGTGCTGCGGCAAAAGTTAGTGGCTCCACCACGCCAGCCGAAGCTACAGAGACTGCGCCTGTTGAACCTGATACTATAGATGTGAGTAAGAAACCTAATGATAATGATGCCATCTTCGTTGAATACGATGATGAAGGGATTACCTACAAGAGTTACACATTGAGGGATAATGTCACCGCTAAGACTGTCAAGGAAGGAAATATCACAATATGGACTGTAGGAGACGGTGGAAAACACCTCAAAGTCTTTACATATTCCAAGGACAATGTCCACCTGTGTCGTATTAATGTCAAATCCTCCAATGAAATTACTCCTCATTTTTTTGAGAAGGTAAACGGGAAATGGGAATCACTAGAACATCCGGAATTCTCTCAAAAACTAAATGACCTTTTAGAATCTGTAGACAAAAAAATGAGACTAGAATTCATGATGCTTTCAGATGATGTGGCTGACTTTTATGAGTATTATGCACATGGAATGTTAATCACTGTTGCATTCCCAAAGTTCAAGACTACGAGTGTATCCTGTACAAAGGATGTTTGGACGGCTAACGGTAATGAAGAGTGTATTTGTGCTCGTTTTTACACTAGAAGAGGAGGTTTTTGCACCCTTTATATAAAGAATGGTGACAAAACGGAAATCAAAGACTTTGAATATAGCGGTAACCAATGGAAAAGTGTCTGTAACCGCAACGCAATTACAGGCATATGCACCTCATATAGACCCTCTGAGGATGCAGAAACAAAGGTTACTACAAGTTCCATGGATATTACCAAGGAGGACAATACAGTTTATAATACGAAAACTTTCATAGTATCTGGAATAGATGTCAAGAGACACACTCCACTCCCAAATAAATGGATTAATGAAGTTAAAGACGGAGGAGTATCAGTATGGAAGAATCCTAACGGCCAAAGTGAGAGATGTATATCCTGTGAGTTTAAATCAAAGGGAAATGTTTCCTTAACAAGTATGCTTGTTTGTACCAGTTTTGATCTATGGTTTCtctattttgaaaagaatggtaatgaatggaagagtatagaAAAGAAGGCTGATTTTGACAAGAAGATAGAGGAGATGAAAAAGATGGAGACTACTCAGCCCACTTCCATAGCTGATCTCCTCTCCAAGGTTGACTCtactctctttaatgtagaGGAAGCAGAGGAGGATAACTTTAAGGTTCTTAAGTTAAAGGCTAAGGATGGAGTTACTATTACTGAGCTCACTTACGGAGAAGAAACACTATGGCAAGCTCCAAATGCTGGTGATTCATGTTCAGTAGCTACTTTCTACCTTGGACCAAACAATGACCCAGTAGCTGCTTCATATAGATTCAAGAGAGAAAATGATGGCAAGACAGTAGAAGGCTACCGCCAATTCTCTGGTGGAAAGTGGCTCTGTCTTCAGGACATTGATAGGGAAGGATGA